A window of the Cicer arietinum cultivar CDC Frontier isolate Library 1 chromosome 6, Cicar.CDCFrontier_v2.0, whole genome shotgun sequence genome harbors these coding sequences:
- the CAP2 gene encoding dehydration-responsive element-binding protein 2A-like isoform X1, producing MLVKSHHKGDGSKSLADTLARWKEHNARLESSGEAEKSTRKVPAKGSKKGCMKGKGGPENSRCNYRGVRQRTWGKWVAEIREPNRGSRLWLGTFPNAVGAALAYDEAARAMYGSCARLNFPNVEVSNFSQLESMKDSPTSDHSGSVKTTIENTESMISLNNARVDAAEDVDMKNLSLSLSVTVNHEEGEVVSGTSSSQPSLS from the coding sequence ATGTTAGTGAAAAGCCATCATAAAGGGGATGGATCCAAGTCCCTCGCCGATACATTGGCAAGATGGAAAGAACATAACGCCCGCCTTGAATCGAGCGGCGAAGCTGAGAAGTCAACTAGGAAAGTTCCAGCCAAGGGATCAAAGAAAGGGTGTATGAAAGGTAAAGGAGGGCCTGAAAACTCGCGCTGTAATTACCGAGGTGTTAGACAAAGGACTTGGGGAAAATGGGTGGCCGAAATTCGGGAACCAAACAGAGGGAGTAGGCTTTGGTTAGGTACATTTCCCAATGCAGTCGGTGCTGCTCTTGCTTATGATGAAGCGGCAAGGGCAATGTATGGTTCTTGTGCGCGCCTGAACTTTCCGAATGTAGAGGTATCCAATTTCTCTCAGCTGGAATCTATGAAAGATTCTCCAACTTCAGATCATTCTGGTTCTGTAAAGACAACAATAGAGAATACTGAGTCTATGATATCGCTAAATAACGCTCGTGTAGATGCAGCTGAGGATGTTGACATGAAAAATCTTTCGTTATCCTTAAGTGTGACTGTGAATCATGAGGAAGGGGAGGTTGTATCAGGGACTAGTTCATCCCAGCCTTCATTGTCTTGA
- the CAP2 gene encoding dehydration-responsive element-binding protein 2A-like (The RefSeq protein has 5 substitutions compared to this genomic sequence): MLVKSHHKGDGSKSLADTLARWKELNARLESSGEAEKSTRKVPAKGSKKGCMKGKGGPENSRCNYRGVRQRTWGKWVAEIREPNRGSRLWLGTFPNAVGAALAYDEAARAMYGSCARLNFPNAEVSNFSQLESMKDSPTSDRSGSVKTTIENTESMISLNNARVDAAEDVDMKNLSLSLSVTVNHEAGEVVSGNSSSQPSLS; this comes from the coding sequence ATGTTAGTGAAAAGCCATCATAAAGGGGATGGATCCAAGTCCCTCGCCGATACATTGGCAAGATGGAAAGAACATAACGCCCGCCTTGAATCGAGCGGCGAAGCTGAGAAGTCAACTAGGAAAGTTCCAGCCAAGGGATCAAAGAAAGGGTGTATGAAAGGTAAAGGAGGGCCTGAAAACTCGCGCTGTAATTACCGAGGTGTTAGACAAAGGACTTGGGGAAAATGGGTGGCCGAAATTCGGGAACCAAACAGAGGGAGTAGGCTTTGGTTAGGTACATTTCCCAATGCAGTCGGTGCTGCTCTTGCTTATGATGAAGCGGCAAGGGCAATGTATGGTTCTTGTGCGCGCCTGAACTTTCCGAATGTAGAGGTATCCAATTTCTCTCAGCTGGAATCTATGAAAGATTCTCCAACTTCAGATCATTCTGGTTCTGTAAAGACAACAATAGAGAATACTGAGTCTATGATATCGCTAAATAACGCTCGTGTAGATGCAGCTGAGGATGTTGACATGAAAAATCTTTCGTTATCCTTAAGTGTGACTGTGAATCATGAGGAAGGGGAGGTTGTATCAGGGACTAGTTCATCCCAGCCTTCATTGTCTTGA